The Candidatus Pelagibacter sp. IMCC9063 genome has a window encoding:
- a CDS encoding malonyl-CoA decarboxylase, translating to MLDFKKIISSIADVGKGILGKKFSEKRDLPTLVQLCDDLISYKGTASGIAIAREISEIYKILDKEQKLNFFLTINEKFKPNLKSIDEEISTYSKDKSKFNLDNLGNTIEGNRQELIRRMNMAPDGTSVLVSMREDLIDFSKTNVELKDFDQDMRHLFKSWFNPGFLRLERITWETKAAVLEKIIKYEKVHKILDMNDLKRRLQEDRRFFAYFHPVLADEPLIFVQVAFGDGLGKSIQDIMKPITGNFEKSNTATFYSISNCQEGLMRVTLGNFLIKRVVHEIQSENSNIKNFGTLSPLPGFADWFKSLSDNKLANILKNYDIAKVAFLKSDTVKLGDQRIVEEKEAIKKIVVHYLLNEKNKNQPLNPVSRFHLGNGASIEDVIINGNVSDYGYQESFGIMVNYIYHLNKLEKIHEDFASKKIISYSDKIKKYV from the coding sequence ATGCTGGATTTTAAAAAAATTATAAGTTCCATTGCTGATGTTGGAAAAGGCATATTAGGAAAAAAATTTTCTGAAAAAAGAGACTTGCCAACCTTGGTCCAGCTTTGTGATGATCTTATTTCATACAAAGGAACCGCTTCAGGAATTGCAATTGCAAGAGAAATTAGTGAGATTTATAAAATTTTAGACAAAGAGCAAAAGTTAAATTTCTTTTTAACTATCAATGAAAAATTTAAGCCAAATTTAAAATCAATTGATGAGGAAATATCTACTTACTCAAAAGATAAGAGTAAATTCAATTTAGATAATTTAGGAAATACTATCGAGGGAAATAGACAAGAGCTTATTCGTAGAATGAACATGGCTCCAGACGGAACATCTGTATTAGTGTCTATGCGTGAAGACTTAATTGATTTTAGCAAAACTAATGTAGAGTTAAAAGACTTTGATCAAGACATGAGACATCTGTTTAAGTCTTGGTTTAATCCTGGCTTTTTAAGGTTAGAACGCATTACCTGGGAAACCAAAGCTGCAGTCTTAGAAAAAATAATTAAATATGAAAAAGTTCATAAAATTTTAGATATGAATGATTTAAAAAGAAGATTGCAAGAAGATAGAAGATTTTTTGCATATTTTCACCCAGTTCTAGCAGATGAACCTTTGATTTTTGTACAAGTAGCATTTGGAGATGGTCTTGGAAAATCAATACAAGATATTATGAAACCTATTACAGGAAATTTTGAAAAATCTAATACTGCAACATTTTACTCAATTAGCAATTGCCAAGAAGGCCTGATGAGAGTTACTTTGGGAAATTTTTTAATTAAAAGAGTAGTACATGAAATTCAATCAGAAAATTCTAACATCAAAAATTTTGGTACGTTATCTCCCTTACCTGGGTTTGCAGATTGGTTTAAAAGTTTAAGTGATAATAAATTAGCAAATATCTTAAAAAATTACGATATAGCAAAAGTTGCCTTTCTAAAATCAGATACGGTAAAACTTGGAGATCAAAGAATTGTAGAAGAAAAAGAAGCTATTAAAAAAATCGTCGTGCATTATTTGCTTAATGAAAAAAATAAAAATCAACCTCTAAATCCGGTTTCAAGATTTCACCTTGGTAATGGAGCAAGCATAGAAGATGTAATTATCAACGGAAATGTATCTGATTATGGCTACCAAGAATCTTTTGGAATTATGGTAAATTATATTTATCATTTAAATAAATTGGAAAAAATCCACGAAGACTTTGCTAGTAAAAAAATTATTTCTTACTCTGATAAAATTAAAAAATATGTCTAA